In one Williamwhitmania sp. genomic region, the following are encoded:
- a CDS encoding rod shape-determining protein: MGLFSFLTQELAIDLGTANTIIIHNDKIVVDEPSIVAIDHNTGKLIAIGEAARQMHGKTHDNIRTIRPLRDGVIADFNAAEQMIRGMIKMISPKNQLFTPSLRMVVCIPSGSTEVEIRAVRDSAEHAGGRDVYMIYEPMAAALGIGLDVEAPEGCMVVDIGGGTTEIAVIALGGIVCNKSIRIAGDGFTGDIQAYMRHQHNIKIGERTAEDIKIAVGSALPDLDNPPSDYVVRGPNLMTALPIEVPVSYQEIAHCLDKSISKIETAVLGVLEQTPPELYADIVTKGIYLAGGGALLRGLDKRLTDKINIPFRVAEDPLHAVARGTGISLKNVDRFSFLMR; encoded by the coding sequence ATGGGATTGTTTTCGTTTTTAACTCAGGAATTGGCTATTGACCTCGGCACTGCCAATACCATTATTATTCATAACGACAAAATTGTGGTGGACGAGCCCTCAATTGTGGCCATAGACCACAACACAGGCAAGTTGATTGCAATTGGTGAGGCTGCCCGACAAATGCACGGCAAAACGCATGACAATATTCGAACCATCCGCCCTCTGCGCGATGGCGTGATTGCCGACTTTAATGCAGCCGAGCAAATGATTCGAGGCATGATTAAAATGATTAGCCCCAAGAATCAGCTGTTTACTCCTTCGCTGCGGATGGTGGTTTGTATTCCTTCTGGAAGCACTGAGGTGGAAATTCGTGCGGTGCGTGACTCTGCAGAGCATGCCGGTGGTCGTGATGTTTACATGATTTATGAGCCTATGGCTGCGGCTCTGGGTATCGGTCTCGATGTAGAGGCACCTGAAGGATGCATGGTTGTTGACATAGGAGGTGGAACAACTGAAATTGCAGTGATTGCACTGGGTGGCATTGTTTGCAACAAAAGTATTCGTATTGCTGGTGATGGTTTTACCGGCGATATTCAAGCTTACATGCGCCATCAGCACAATATTAAAATTGGAGAAAGAACGGCGGAAGACATTAAGATAGCAGTGGGAAGTGCACTGCCCGACCTCGATAATCCGCCTAGCGACTACGTTGTTCGCGGACCAAACCTTATGACGGCTCTGCCCATTGAGGTTCCAGTTTCTTATCAGGAAATTGCACACTGCCTCGATAAATCTATTTCGAAGATTGAAACTGCCGTGTTGGGTGTGCTGGAGCAAACGCCCCCTGAACTTTATGCTGACATTGTGACCAAGGGAATATACCTTGCTGGTGGTGGCGCTCTCCTTCGTGGCTTGGATAAGCGGTTGACCGATAAGATCAATATTCCATTCCGCGTGGCTGAGGATCCGCTTCACGCAGTGGCTCGAGGAACAGGTATTTCGCTCAAAAATGTAGATAGATTTTCCTTCCTAATGCGTTAG
- the purH gene encoding bifunctional phosphoribosylaminoimidazolecarboxamide formyltransferase/IMP cyclohydrolase, with product MLSNERRIKSALISVYYKDGLDLVVKKLSNLGVKIYSTGGTLSFIQQLGVIAESVENLTGYPSILGGRVKTLHPKVFGGILARREQPSDLQQLTEYAIPEIDLVIVDLYPFEETVASGVDDQSIIEKIDIGGISLIRAAAKNYKDVAIVASRNQYGELLDVLEQGGGETTLEQRRHFAMEAFNISSHYDSAIFSYFAGEEPVAFKASVQHHKPLRYGENPHQRGAFYGNFDELFNQLHGKEISYNNLLDIDAAVSLMDEFSETSFAILKHNNACGAAMRPLLMNAWKDALAGDPVSAFGGILITNVEVTADVANEINSLFFEVIIAPAYTSDALVVLKTKKNRIILEKKAGKTTVKQFRSLLNGVMVQYRDMNTEGKKDMRVVTTTTPTDAQVNDMIFANKLVKHSKSNAIVLAKNGMLLASGVGQTSRVDALKHAIDKAKSFGFDLKGAVMASDAFFPFADSVEIACHAGIVAVIQPGGSVKDQESIDYCNANGMSMVFTGVRHFKH from the coding sequence ATGTTAAGTAATGAGCGAAGGATTAAAAGTGCTTTAATCTCTGTCTATTATAAGGATGGGCTTGATTTGGTCGTTAAAAAGTTAAGCAACCTTGGTGTAAAAATATACTCCACTGGTGGAACATTATCATTCATTCAGCAATTAGGAGTCATCGCCGAGTCGGTGGAAAACCTCACTGGCTACCCGTCCATTCTTGGGGGTCGAGTAAAAACACTTCATCCCAAAGTTTTTGGTGGTATACTGGCTAGGCGGGAGCAGCCAAGCGATCTGCAACAGCTTACTGAGTATGCTATTCCTGAAATCGACTTGGTTATTGTTGACCTTTACCCTTTTGAGGAAACAGTCGCTTCAGGTGTTGATGACCAATCGATCATCGAAAAAATTGATATCGGCGGCATATCACTAATAAGAGCGGCGGCAAAAAACTATAAGGATGTGGCCATTGTTGCATCCAGAAATCAGTATGGGGAGTTGCTCGATGTGCTGGAGCAGGGTGGTGGTGAAACAACGCTAGAACAGCGTCGACATTTTGCCATGGAGGCCTTCAACATTTCCTCGCATTACGATTCGGCCATTTTTTCCTACTTTGCAGGAGAAGAGCCTGTTGCTTTTAAGGCAAGCGTGCAGCACCATAAGCCTCTTCGCTATGGTGAGAACCCTCATCAACGTGGAGCCTTTTATGGAAATTTTGATGAGTTGTTCAACCAGCTGCACGGCAAGGAGATTTCCTATAACAATCTCCTCGATATTGATGCAGCGGTTAGCTTGATGGATGAGTTTTCGGAAACATCATTTGCTATTCTCAAGCATAACAATGCCTGTGGAGCAGCCATGCGTCCCCTATTGATGAATGCATGGAAGGATGCTCTTGCCGGAGATCCGGTTTCAGCCTTTGGCGGCATTTTGATTACCAACGTGGAGGTTACAGCCGATGTTGCCAACGAAATCAATAGCCTTTTCTTTGAGGTAATTATAGCACCTGCCTATACCTCGGATGCGTTGGTTGTGCTAAAAACTAAAAAGAATAGAATTATTTTAGAAAAGAAGGCGGGTAAAACAACGGTGAAGCAGTTCCGTTCGCTACTTAACGGGGTGATGGTTCAGTACCGCGATATGAATACTGAAGGCAAGAAGGATATGAGAGTGGTTACCACAACTACCCCAACTGATGCGCAGGTGAACGATATGATATTTGCCAACAAGCTGGTGAAGCACTCCAAATCAAATGCCATTGTGCTGGCTAAGAATGGGATGTTACTGGCTAGTGGAGTTGGGCAAACCTCTAGGGTAGATGCACTCAAGCACGCTATCGATAAGGCAAAGAGCTTTGGCTTCGACCTTAAGGGGGCTGTAATGGCTTCAGATGCCTTTTTCCCGTTTGCCGATAGCGTAGAAATTGCTTGCCACGCCGGTATTGTGGCGGTCATTCAGCCAGGCGGCTCGGTTAAGGATCAGGAGTCCATTGACTACTGTAATGCCAACGGGATGAGCATGGTATTCACAGGAGTTCGACATTTTAAACACTAA
- a CDS encoding ABC transporter permease encodes MKTIRQIIESLFFALHAASVNKLRTFLSLLGITIGIFAIISVLTLIDSLERNIRNSLQSLGNNVVYVQKWPWIVEGEYPWWKFMNRPQPTFNEFESLQQRVKLASASAFLFGSRLKPSYKNASVPDGVVYCASYQYDKIRSFEIVQGRYFSQLESMQGKHLAIVGQDIVSGLFGTEDPIGKSIKLGDERVQIIGVFKREGKTLVGDESIDKVVLVPAAYGKTFVNLRRANPTIMIKGKDGVPTDEVMDEVRMVLRADRRLRPLEEDNFALNQLSQISKRLDSIFGILDLAGIIIGGFSILVGGFGIANIMFVSVKERTNMIGIQKALGAKQYFILLQFLYESVLLSLMGGGIGLLLVFLGAMIISNPSFEVAVSFRNVVTGLSISAAIGIISGFVPAYTGARLDPVEAINAKV; translated from the coding sequence ATGAAAACCATACGTCAAATTATTGAAAGTCTATTCTTCGCACTCCACGCGGCAAGCGTAAATAAGCTTCGGACATTTCTTTCTTTACTGGGCATCACCATTGGTATTTTTGCCATCATATCGGTGCTAACCCTCATCGACTCTCTTGAGCGCAACATACGAAACAGCTTACAGTCGCTTGGTAATAACGTAGTTTACGTGCAAAAGTGGCCTTGGATAGTGGAGGGAGAATACCCTTGGTGGAAGTTCATGAATCGCCCACAACCCACCTTCAATGAGTTTGAATCGTTGCAGCAGAGGGTCAAATTAGCATCAGCTAGCGCCTTCTTATTTGGTTCGAGACTAAAACCCAGCTATAAGAATGCCTCTGTTCCCGATGGTGTTGTCTATTGCGCCTCCTACCAGTACGATAAAATTCGTTCATTCGAAATTGTTCAAGGCCGATACTTTTCACAGTTGGAATCGATGCAAGGTAAACACCTTGCAATAGTCGGGCAAGATATTGTTAGCGGGTTATTTGGCACCGAAGACCCTATCGGAAAATCAATTAAGTTGGGAGATGAAAGAGTTCAAATAATTGGAGTATTTAAAAGGGAGGGGAAAACTCTTGTTGGGGATGAAAGTATCGACAAGGTTGTTCTCGTACCAGCCGCATACGGCAAAACCTTTGTTAACCTGCGAAGAGCCAACCCAACCATTATGATTAAAGGAAAGGATGGGGTGCCAACTGATGAAGTTATGGACGAAGTGCGGATGGTGCTTCGTGCCGACAGAAGGCTCAGACCTTTGGAGGAGGACAACTTTGCACTCAACCAGCTAAGTCAAATCAGCAAGCGCCTCGACAGTATATTTGGCATATTAGATTTAGCAGGAATAATTATTGGAGGCTTTAGCATTTTAGTTGGAGGCTTTGGCATTGCCAACATCATGTTCGTTTCGGTTAAAGAGCGCACCAATATGATTGGTATTCAAAAGGCACTTGGAGCCAAACAATATTTTATTTTGCTACAATTCCTCTATGAATCAGTACTGCTATCGCTGATGGGTGGTGGTATTGGACTTTTGCTGGTCTTTCTGGGTGCGATGATTATTAGCAACCCCTCCTTTGAGGTTGCCGTTTCGTTCAGAAATGTTGTAACGGGGCTATCTATATCGGCCGCAATTGGAATAATTTCGGGCTTTGTGCCAGCCTATACAGGTGCACGTCTCGATCCGGTAGAAGCCATTAACGCTAAAGTATAA